Below is a window of Paraburkholderia kururiensis DNA.
CCGACGCGATCTTTCAACCGCTTTCCAGCACCAAGAGCGACGGCATGGGCATGGGCCTGCCTATCTCGAAGTCGATTGTCGAAGCGCACGGCGGCGCGATATGGGTGGCGGACACGGGCGACGCGGGCACGCGGTTCTGCTTCACGCTGCCCCGTTCGGCTCGCGCGCACGGCACCGGCAGACTCGTCGCGCACGCCACGCGTGCGGCCTTGAACGGCAACGACGGTTCGCGCTGAAGCAGCGCAATGCCCATGCACCGTTCCCCGGACTACAGCCACGCCGACGCAACGGCTTCGCACCGTCTAGCGCCGGCAACGTTGGCCACCATCGTGCTCGCGAATGCGATCGAATTCTTCGACTACTTCTGCTACACGGTCTTCGCCGCCTTCATTGCGCGTGCGTTCTTTCCGCATGCCGTGGGCGCATACGGACCGCTGCTCTCGCTCGGCACGTTCGCGGCCGGATTCCTGTCGCGGCCTGTCGGTGCGCTCGTCATCGGTACGCAGGCGGACACGGCCGGGCGCAAGCCGGCGCTGTTGCTGACGGGGGCACTCGTCACCGCGGGCTCGCTCGGCGTGGCGCTCACGCCGGGCTATACGACGCTCGGCGGATTCGCACCGATAGCGGTATTGCTCTGCCGGATCCTGCAAGGCGTGGCCGTGGGCGGGGAAATGGGCTCGTCGGGGGCCTTGCTGATCGAGCATTGCCCGGCCGGACGAAAGAGTCTGTACGCCGGCTGGCTGATGGCGGGGCAAGGGCTCGCGCTCGTCGCGGCAGGCGTTTGCGGCATCGCGCTGTACGGTCTGCTCACCGCGGAGCAGATCGGGCGATGGGGTTGGCGCGTGCCGTTCGCGCTCGCCGCCGCGCTCATTCCCGTGCAGATCTACCTGCGCCGTCATATTGCCGAGACGTGGCAGCCGCCGCACGAGGCGCAGCCGTTTCGCGGCATGCTGGCCCGCTTGCGCGGGCAATGGCTGCTCGCCGTCGTGCTGATCTTCGGCGGCACCGTGCCCACCTATGTAGCCACTTACGCGACCACGTTCGGCGTGGCGGGCGCGTCGCCGTCCGCCTACGCCTCGTTCATGACGACGGCGGCAGTGGGCATGGTCACGCTGGCGCTCTCGGTGGCAGGGGGCCGGCTCGCGGACGGCATCGGCCGCGTGCGCACCATCGCGCTCGCCCGCGCGCTGACGATGTTCGCCGTAGTGCCCGCGTTTCACTACGCGGCTACGCATCCGCAACCCATCGCGCTCTTTTGCGTCGTCGCGCTGTTTGCGGGGCTCTCCGCACTCGCGGGTGGGCCGACCATCGTCGTGATCCTCGAAATGTTTCCGGTACGCGGGCGCGCCCTCGCCATGTCGTTCGTCTATGCCACGGGCGTCGCGCTGTTCGGCGGCACGACGCCGTTCGTCGTTGCCTCCGTCGCCGCATGGAGCGGCTCGCACGCGGCCGCCGGGTGGTACGTGTTCGTGTCCGCCGCCGTCACGTTGATCGCCCTGCTCCTGTTGCGCGCTTCGAACACCGCGGGCGCGCAAGGCCCCGCCGCCAGCGCGTAGCGCGGCGCGTTAGTCGCGGGTTAGTCGCGCGAGCACGGCATCGTCGCCGTGCGAATCGGCAATGCCCTCACGTTTGCCGACAGCGCGTGCCCCGCTCGCGCGCCACACTCCTTTCCGTCGTCCAGCGCAATGCGCGGCAACCGGCGCGCGCGATGCGGCGCCGCCCCATCGTCGTTGACCCTACGGAAAGGATCGAACCATGTCTCACCATCTCGACTCCCCGCTCGCCCGTCAGGACGTGCGCCTCGATATCACGGATCTGTACTGCTTTCGCGGCGAAACGGGCACTGCGTTCGTGATCAACGTGTGCCACTCGATAGCGGGCGAAGGACGCACGCCCGGCTACCATCCCGAAGGCTTCTATGAATTCAAGATCGATCTGGATCACGACGCCGTCGAGGACCTGACTTATCGCATCACGTTCGACGAACGCGACGCGCAAGGCAAACAGCGCTTCGTCGTGCGCCGCATTGCCGGCGCCGACGCAACGGACCCGCACGCACAGGGCGAAGTGGTGGCGCGCGGCGGCACGGACGAAACCGTGACGGCGCCTTCCGGCCTGCGTGTATGGGCGGGCCGCGCGGGCGACCCGTTCTGGATCGAACCCGACGTTCTGCATGCGGTGGGCCACGCATTCCAGGACGGCACGCCGCTCGACCTCGGCAGCTGGCAACCCGCCGACGCACGCAACCTCTTCGCGGGCCACACGGTGTACTCGATCGTGCTGGAAGTGCCCGACGCCGACCTGCTCGCCACAGCCGGCGCCAGCCGCAACATCGGCGTATGGGCGGTCGCGACACTCGCCACGGACGCAGGCGGCTGGCGCTCCATCAACCGCGTGGGCCTGCCCATGATTCACCCGCTCTTCACGCAGTACAACGAAGACCTGGGCGACCGTCTGAATGCAGGCCGCCCCGCCGACGACTTCGAGACGTACGGCGCGCAGCTCATCCGCTCCATTGCCGGCGCCGTGCGGGCCAACGGCACGACCGAAGACCCCGAAGGCTATGCCACCGCTCTCGCACATCGCTTTCTGCCC
It encodes the following:
- a CDS encoding MFS transporter gives rise to the protein MHRSPDYSHADATASHRLAPATLATIVLANAIEFFDYFCYTVFAAFIARAFFPHAVGAYGPLLSLGTFAAGFLSRPVGALVIGTQADTAGRKPALLLTGALVTAGSLGVALTPGYTTLGGFAPIAVLLCRILQGVAVGGEMGSSGALLIEHCPAGRKSLYAGWLMAGQGLALVAAGVCGIALYGLLTAEQIGRWGWRVPFALAAALIPVQIYLRRHIAETWQPPHEAQPFRGMLARLRGQWLLAVVLIFGGTVPTYVATYATTFGVAGASPSAYASFMTTAAVGMVTLALSVAGGRLADGIGRVRTIALARALTMFAVVPAFHYAATHPQPIALFCVVALFAGLSALAGGPTIVVILEMFPVRGRALAMSFVYATGVALFGGTTPFVVASVAAWSGSHAAAGWYVFVSAAVTLIALLLLRASNTAGAQGPAASA
- a CDS encoding DUF4331 family protein, yielding MSHHLDSPLARQDVRLDITDLYCFRGETGTAFVINVCHSIAGEGRTPGYHPEGFYEFKIDLDHDAVEDLTYRITFDERDAQGKQRFVVRRIAGADATDPHAQGEVVARGGTDETVTAPSGLRVWAGRAGDPFWIEPDVLHAVGHAFQDGTPLDLGSWQPADARNLFAGHTVYSIVLEVPDADLLATAGASRNIGVWAVATLATDAGGWRSINRVGLPMIHPLFTQYNEDLGDRLNAGRPADDFETYGAQLIRSIAGAVRANGTTEDPEGYATALAHRFLPNMLPYTVGTPAVFGVALWNGRSMTDNAPDVMFTMAANTPISLGIGKESVTSKPSSTFPYVPKAVA